The following are encoded in a window of Miltoncostaea marina genomic DNA:
- a CDS encoding alkaline phosphatase D family protein, with protein sequence MPSHAIIRRVALAWCAAALAAFAVLALTTGVPQGPEGALIAGVLQVRIQIGLLALAAAGLLAALRWPVAGGVVIVVAAAGVGVFAAFEYHPYAALAPFLALVIPGALLIGDGVRGGRAGRVAVATAGVLLVCAGAGYAADRVYEYAFGPTHPESAARLADGPVDWIWSGAPAPDGAVVVARLDEPVADVRLVVGTAAGPAGAVRRVAPSSRADEGAIVRFRLAGLRPGRTYHYALELGGRVDRTRRGRFTTVPDGPADVTLAFASCARRGSNGAVFDAIRAQRPDVYMVIGDMFYADIGVGDPDRFRDEFENTLSRPGQQALHLSTRIAYVWDDHDYGPDGAGASSPTRAAAQSVYREYVPHGPLPGGAATGPIYQAFTLGRVRVLMMDGRSERSPATAPDDARKRLIGDAQLQWLEREMLRARRRGQLVALVSPVPWIDAARAGADDWAGYATQRARISSFVARHGIQAVMLAGDAHMVALDDGSNADYSGTGRGGFPVLHGAPLDRHASEKGGPFSEGVALGSGQFGTMRVRDDGRRIVVTLSGMDWRGRTLVQGTYAFAL encoded by the coding sequence ATGCCGTCGCACGCGATCATCCGGCGCGTCGCCCTCGCCTGGTGCGCGGCGGCCCTCGCCGCCTTCGCCGTGCTGGCGCTGACGACGGGCGTGCCGCAGGGCCCGGAGGGGGCCCTCATCGCCGGCGTCCTGCAGGTGCGCATCCAGATCGGCCTGCTGGCCCTCGCGGCCGCCGGCCTGCTCGCCGCGCTGCGCTGGCCGGTGGCCGGCGGCGTCGTCATCGTGGTCGCCGCCGCCGGCGTCGGCGTGTTCGCGGCCTTCGAGTACCACCCGTACGCCGCCCTGGCGCCCTTCCTCGCCCTCGTCATCCCCGGGGCGCTGCTGATCGGCGACGGCGTGCGCGGCGGCCGGGCCGGCCGGGTGGCCGTGGCCACGGCCGGCGTGCTGCTGGTGTGCGCGGGCGCGGGCTACGCGGCCGACCGGGTGTACGAGTACGCCTTCGGGCCGACCCACCCCGAGTCGGCGGCGCGGCTGGCCGACGGGCCGGTCGACTGGATCTGGTCCGGCGCGCCCGCCCCGGACGGGGCCGTCGTCGTGGCGCGGCTGGACGAGCCCGTCGCGGACGTGCGCCTGGTCGTCGGCACCGCGGCCGGCCCCGCCGGTGCCGTGCGGCGCGTCGCGCCCTCGTCGCGCGCGGACGAGGGCGCGATCGTGCGCTTCAGGCTCGCCGGCCTGCGACCCGGCCGCACCTACCATTACGCGCTCGAGCTCGGCGGGCGCGTGGACCGCACCCGGCGCGGGCGGTTCACCACCGTCCCGGACGGCCCGGCCGACGTCACGCTGGCGTTCGCCTCCTGCGCCCGGCGCGGGTCGAACGGCGCCGTCTTCGACGCCATCCGGGCCCAGCGGCCGGACGTCTACATGGTCATCGGCGACATGTTCTACGCGGACATCGGCGTGGGGGACCCCGACCGCTTCCGCGACGAGTTCGAGAACACGCTCTCGCGGCCCGGGCAGCAGGCGCTCCACCTGTCGACCCGCATCGCGTACGTCTGGGACGACCACGACTACGGGCCGGACGGCGCCGGGGCATCGTCGCCGACGCGCGCGGCCGCCCAGTCGGTCTACCGCGAGTACGTCCCGCACGGCCCGCTGCCCGGCGGCGCGGCCACGGGGCCGATCTACCAGGCCTTCACGCTGGGCCGGGTGCGCGTCCTGATGATGGACGGCCGCTCGGAGCGCAGCCCGGCGACCGCGCCCGACGACGCCCGCAAGCGCCTGATCGGCGACGCCCAGCTGCAGTGGCTCGAGCGCGAGATGCTCCGGGCGCGCAGGCGCGGGCAGCTCGTGGCCCTCGTCAGCCCGGTGCCGTGGATCGACGCGGCCCGCGCGGGCGCCGACGACTGGGCCGGCTACGCGACCCAGCGCGCGCGGATCTCGTCGTTCGTCGCGCGCCATGGGATCCAGGCGGTGATGCTGGCCGGCGACGCCCACATGGTGGCGCTCGACGACGGGAGCAACGCCGACTACTCGGGCACCGGGCGGGGCGGCTTCCCCGTGCTGCACGGCGCGCCGCTCGACCGCCACGCGAGCGAGAAGGGCGGCCCCTTCAGCGAGGGCGTCGCCCTGGGGAGCGGCCAGTTCGGCACGATGCGGGTGCGGGACGACGGGAGGCGCATCGTGGTGACCCTGAGCGGGATGGACTGGCGGGGCCGGACCCTGGTGCAGGGCACGTACGCCTTCGCCCTGTGA
- a CDS encoding ABC transporter substrate-binding protein yields the protein MRIVSLLPSATEIVAALGLADALVGRSHECDTPPRVRALPVVSASRIDPAALTGAQIDREVRRAVADGRSLYAVDAAQLEALRPDVVVTQDLCRVCAVSSREVCATGARVVSLDPRSLAGIAESCRALGAELGVPEAGRRLAGEMAARVAAVRRRVAGRPVWRVFVAEWHDPPFAAGHWVPEQVAAAGGHDPLGRPGEPSRATSWDDVLAADPEVVIVAPCGYDRAGAAAEWARACAAGAVPPALAARAVPVDANALFSRPSPAVAAGVEVLAGILHGV from the coding sequence GTGCGGATCGTCTCGCTGCTGCCGAGCGCCACCGAGATCGTCGCCGCGCTCGGCCTGGCGGATGCGCTGGTGGGCCGCTCGCACGAGTGCGACACGCCGCCGCGGGTCCGCGCGCTGCCGGTGGTCTCGGCCAGCCGCATCGACCCGGCGGCGCTCACCGGCGCGCAGATCGACCGGGAGGTGCGGCGGGCGGTGGCCGACGGCCGGTCGCTCTACGCGGTCGACGCCGCCCAGCTCGAGGCGCTGCGCCCGGACGTCGTGGTGACGCAGGACCTGTGCCGGGTGTGCGCGGTGTCGAGCCGCGAGGTGTGCGCGACGGGCGCGCGTGTGGTGTCGCTCGACCCGCGCTCGCTCGCCGGCATCGCCGAGAGCTGCCGGGCGCTCGGCGCGGAGCTCGGCGTGCCGGAGGCGGGCCGGCGGCTGGCCGGCGAGATGGCCGCGCGCGTGGCCGCCGTGCGGCGCCGGGTCGCCGGCCGGCCGGTGTGGCGGGTGTTCGTGGCGGAGTGGCACGACCCGCCCTTCGCCGCCGGGCACTGGGTGCCCGAGCAGGTGGCGGCGGCCGGCGGGCACGACCCGCTCGGGCGCCCGGGCGAGCCCTCGCGCGCGACGTCCTGGGACGATGTGCTGGCCGCCGACCCCGAGGTCGTCATCGTGGCGCCCTGCGGGTACGACCGCGCCGGCGCCGCGGCGGAGTGGGCGCGGGCATGCGCGGCGGGCGCCGTGCCGCCGGCGCTGGCCGCCCGCGCCGTGCCCGTCGACGCGAACGCCCTGTTCTCGCGGCCGTCGCCCGCCGTGGCGGCGGGCGTGGAGGTGCTGGCCGGCATCCTGCACGGCGTGTAG
- a CDS encoding AAA family ATPase, whose protein sequence is MEASPGPPAEIAETHISVVAMVGDRAYKLLKPVALGFLDHRTREARLAACRRETEVNRRFAPDVYLGVLDVIDEHGAPVDHLVAMRRMPASRRLSSLLGDPGAAEAVRAVARHVAALHRAAPRSAAIAAAGRPEAVLGLWEEGLGQLADAAAGVLAPGEVERCGALARRYLDGRGPLLERRIADGWVRDGHGDLLADDVFLLEDGPRVLDCLAFDDRLRHGDVLADVAFLAMDLEARGRADLAALLVSGWRAALGERHPASLEHHYVAYRAHVRAKVAALRAGQGDPAAAARARRLHALALARLERAQVRLVLVGGAPGTGKSTLAAGLAAAGGWTVVRSDVVRKDAEGLPHAPADAVPFGEGRYAPAATERVYGLMLRAAADALALGESVVLDASWSSAARREAARRLARRAGAGLAELRCAVPPGVAAERVRLRRARAEGPSDATPAIAERLAAAADPWPEAAVVDTAGPPGAALAAAHALLEGAPRPG, encoded by the coding sequence ATGGAGGCCTCGCCGGGCCCGCCGGCCGAGATCGCCGAGACGCACATCTCGGTGGTCGCCATGGTCGGCGACCGCGCCTACAAGCTGCTGAAGCCGGTGGCGCTCGGCTTCCTCGACCACCGCACCCGCGAGGCGCGCCTGGCCGCCTGCCGGCGCGAGACGGAGGTCAACCGCCGCTTCGCCCCCGACGTCTACCTCGGCGTGCTGGACGTGATCGACGAGCACGGCGCGCCGGTGGACCACCTCGTGGCCATGCGACGCATGCCGGCGTCGCGGCGCCTGTCGTCCCTGCTCGGCGACCCCGGCGCGGCGGAGGCCGTCCGCGCGGTCGCCCGCCACGTCGCGGCCCTCCACCGCGCGGCCCCCCGGTCGGCGGCGATCGCGGCCGCCGGCCGCCCGGAGGCGGTGCTCGGCCTGTGGGAGGAGGGGCTCGGCCAGCTCGCGGACGCGGCCGCCGGCGTGCTCGCGCCAGGCGAGGTCGAGCGCTGCGGCGCGCTCGCGCGCCGCTACCTGGACGGTCGCGGGCCGCTGCTCGAGCGGCGCATCGCCGACGGCTGGGTGCGCGACGGGCACGGCGACCTGCTGGCCGACGACGTGTTCCTGCTGGAGGACGGCCCCCGCGTGCTCGACTGCCTGGCGTTCGACGATCGCCTGCGCCACGGCGACGTGCTCGCCGACGTGGCGTTCCTCGCGATGGACCTCGAGGCGCGCGGCCGCGCCGACCTGGCGGCGCTCCTGGTGTCCGGGTGGCGCGCGGCCCTCGGCGAGCGCCACCCGGCCTCGCTCGAGCACCACTACGTCGCCTACCGGGCGCACGTGCGGGCCAAGGTGGCCGCGCTGCGGGCCGGCCAGGGCGACCCCGCCGCCGCCGCCCGCGCGCGCCGCCTGCACGCGCTGGCGCTCGCCCGGCTCGAGCGGGCGCAGGTGCGCCTGGTGCTCGTGGGCGGCGCGCCGGGGACCGGCAAGTCGACGCTCGCCGCGGGCCTGGCCGCAGCGGGCGGCTGGACGGTGGTGCGCTCGGACGTCGTGCGCAAGGACGCCGAGGGGCTGCCCCACGCGCCGGCCGACGCCGTGCCGTTCGGTGAGGGCCGCTACGCGCCCGCGGCCACGGAGCGGGTGTACGGGTTGATGCTGCGGGCGGCGGCCGACGCGCTCGCGCTCGGGGAGTCCGTGGTGCTCGACGCCTCCTGGTCGTCGGCGGCGCGGCGCGAGGCGGCGCGGCGCCTCGCGCGCCGGGCCGGCGCCGGCCTGGCCGAGCTGCGGTGCGCCGTCCCGCCCGGCGTCGCGGCCGAGCGCGTCCGGCTGCGGCGGGCCCGGGCGGAGGGCCCCTCCGACGCGACGCCGGCGATCGCGGAGCGCCTGGCGGCCGCGGCCGACCCCTGGCCCGAGGCGGCGGTCGTCGACACCGCCGGTCCCCCCGGCGCGGCGCTCGCCGCGGCGCACGCGCTGCTGGAGGGCGCGCCCCGGCCGGGCTAG
- a CDS encoding CBS domain-containing protein, whose protein sequence is MRDPETRPAGGATLADARVADVMGSPVVTCDPDLPLADVAALMAGHRIHAVVVLGDEAPGGRLRVISEMDLVRAATLDDAAVPAGRVAATPPVTVGRDAPLEAAARLMAQHDTAHVVVVDEGHPVGVVSALDVAARLAPEAPPPPEPPAPAGLRGAPGDRLVIHGHRLGEPSRDAEVLEARGPEGTAPFLVRWEDSGHVTLLYPGSDARIERITGG, encoded by the coding sequence ATGCGTGATCCCGAGACCCGGCCCGCCGGCGGGGCGACCCTCGCCGACGCGCGCGTGGCGGACGTCATGGGGTCGCCGGTGGTGACGTGCGATCCGGACCTGCCGCTGGCCGACGTGGCGGCGCTGATGGCCGGCCACCGCATCCACGCCGTGGTCGTGCTCGGCGACGAGGCGCCCGGCGGCCGCCTGCGCGTGATCTCCGAGATGGACCTGGTGCGCGCCGCCACGCTCGACGATGCCGCGGTCCCGGCCGGCCGCGTCGCCGCCACCCCGCCGGTGACGGTGGGTCGCGACGCGCCGCTGGAGGCCGCCGCGCGCCTGATGGCGCAGCACGACACGGCCCACGTGGTGGTGGTCGACGAGGGGCACCCGGTGGGCGTCGTGTCGGCGCTCGACGTGGCGGCCCGGCTGGCGCCCGAGGCGCCGCCGCCGCCGGAGCCGCCGGCGCCCGCCGGCCTACGCGGCGCGCCGGGCGACCGCCTGGTCATCCACGGCCACCGGCTCGGCGAGCCGTCGCGCGACGCCGAGGTGCTGGAGGCCCGCGGGCCGGAGGGCACCGCGCCCTTCCTCGTCCGCTGGGAGGACAGCGGCCACGTGACGCTCCTGTACCCGGGCTCCGACGCCCGCATCGAGCGCATCACCGGGGGATAG
- a CDS encoding BON domain-containing protein, with translation MEEPPEYLEERVRRRLAEDGRVNALGIEVVVEGRTVRLGGAVATEDRRRAAAEVAEEELPGLTIDNRLTVTELSGPHDAERVG, from the coding sequence ATGGAGGAGCCGCCCGAGTACCTGGAGGAGCGCGTGCGACGGCGCCTGGCCGAGGACGGGCGCGTCAACGCGCTCGGCATCGAGGTCGTCGTGGAGGGCCGCACCGTGCGCCTCGGCGGGGCGGTCGCGACGGAGGATCGGCGGCGCGCCGCGGCGGAGGTGGCCGAGGAGGAGCTGCCGGGCCTCACGATCGACAACCGCCTGACGGTCACGGAGCTGTCGGGCCCGCACGACGCCGAGCGGGTGGGCTGA
- a CDS encoding metallophosphoesterase family protein yields MMRVAAMADVHFGRDSAGTLRPHLRDIGHEADVLLIAGDLTTCGHPDEARVLAHELEGLPVPVVAVLGNHDHHADRAAELRAVMEAGGVTVLEGQATVVELDGGRLGVAGAKGFGGGFVGACAADFGEAEMKAFVRHTKEVAGRLRATLEGLDTPARVALLHYSPVEATLHGERPEIFPFLGSYLLAEAVDHAGADLVLHGHAHAGSPQGATPGGVPVRNVAQPVIGSAYQVFTLLETPAGAARAD; encoded by the coding sequence CTGATGCGGGTCGCCGCGATGGCCGACGTCCACTTCGGCCGCGACTCGGCGGGCACGCTGCGGCCGCACCTGCGCGACATCGGGCACGAGGCCGACGTCCTGCTGATCGCGGGCGATCTCACGACCTGCGGCCACCCCGACGAGGCCCGCGTGCTGGCGCACGAGCTGGAGGGGCTGCCCGTCCCCGTGGTCGCCGTCCTCGGCAACCACGACCACCACGCCGACCGCGCCGCGGAGCTGCGGGCCGTGATGGAGGCGGGCGGCGTCACCGTGCTCGAGGGCCAGGCGACGGTCGTCGAGCTGGACGGCGGTCGCCTCGGCGTGGCCGGCGCGAAGGGCTTCGGGGGCGGGTTCGTGGGCGCGTGCGCGGCCGACTTCGGGGAGGCCGAGATGAAGGCCTTCGTGCGCCACACGAAGGAGGTCGCCGGCCGGCTCCGCGCGACGCTCGAGGGCCTCGACACCCCGGCCCGGGTCGCGCTGCTGCACTACTCGCCGGTCGAGGCGACGCTGCACGGCGAGCGGCCCGAGATCTTCCCCTTCCTCGGCAGCTACCTGCTCGCGGAGGCGGTCGACCACGCGGGCGCCGACCTGGTGCTGCACGGCCACGCCCACGCCGGCTCGCCACAGGGCGCGACCCCCGGCGGGGTGCCGGTGCGCAACGTGGCCCAGCCGGTGATCGGCTCGGCCTACCAGGTGTTCACCCTGCTCGAGACGCCCGCGGGGGCCGCCCGTGCCGATTGA
- a CDS encoding TetR/AcrR family transcriptional regulator produces the protein MTSDEPGGGSGGGDRAPMAGRAGRRRRADGERSREAILRTAASLATVEGITGLSLGRLADAVGMSKSGLFAHFGSKEELQLATVETACRIYTDVVVEPALAEPTGAARLRALADRFLGHVEDAIFPGGCFFASVAAEVDTQPGPVRDRALAFVGEWFATVRAAVADAQAEGALDPGDDPDQVAFELVAFLLLANQQFVAGGAPAPLDRARAAVERRLGAAPVSRSARG, from the coding sequence ATGACCTCGGACGAGCCAGGGGGCGGATCGGGCGGCGGCGACCGGGCGCCCATGGCCGGCCGCGCCGGCCGGCGCCGGCGCGCCGACGGCGAGCGGAGCCGCGAGGCGATCCTGCGCACCGCGGCGAGCCTCGCGACCGTGGAGGGCATCACGGGGCTGTCGCTCGGCCGGCTGGCGGACGCGGTGGGGATGAGCAAGAGCGGCCTCTTCGCGCACTTCGGCTCGAAGGAGGAGCTGCAGCTGGCGACGGTCGAGACCGCCTGCCGCATCTATACGGACGTGGTCGTGGAGCCGGCGCTCGCCGAGCCGACCGGCGCCGCGCGCCTGCGGGCGCTCGCCGACCGCTTCCTGGGCCACGTGGAGGACGCGATCTTCCCGGGCGGCTGCTTCTTCGCGTCGGTCGCGGCCGAGGTCGACACCCAGCCGGGCCCCGTGCGCGACCGGGCGCTCGCGTTCGTCGGCGAGTGGTTCGCCACGGTGCGCGCCGCGGTGGCCGACGCCCAGGCGGAGGGCGCCCTCGACCCGGGGGACGACCCCGACCAGGTGGCGTTCGAGCTCGTCGCGTTCCTGCTGCTCGCCAACCAGCAGTTCGTGGCCGGCGGGGCCCCCGCGCCGCTCGACCGGGCGCGCGCGGCGGTGGAGCGGCGCCTCGGCGCCGCGCCGGTCAGCCGGTCAGCGAGGGGCTGA
- a CDS encoding class I SAM-dependent methyltransferase has product MSTTPAAPAVDLAAVKRRQRTVWASGDYAAIATLIVPISERLADAADLRAGSRVLDVATGSGNAAIAAARMGCEVTGVDYVPALLERGRERAAAERLAITFTEGDVEDLPVADASYDAVTSVVGAMFAPDQRRAAAEMARVVRPGGCVALASWTPEGFLGDMFRTMAAHVPPPAGVASPLMWGSEDHVASLFGDAVRWRHRRRHFTFRFASPERYVEMFATTYGPTLAAMESLDEEGRAGLAHDLAALARRHDRLGGGGAIAIPAEYLESVGLRR; this is encoded by the coding sequence ATGAGCACCACCCCCGCCGCGCCCGCGGTCGACCTGGCCGCCGTCAAGCGGCGCCAGCGGACCGTCTGGGCCAGCGGCGACTACGCCGCCATCGCGACCCTGATCGTCCCGATCTCCGAGCGGCTCGCCGACGCCGCCGACCTCCGCGCCGGCAGCCGGGTGCTCGACGTCGCCACCGGCAGCGGCAACGCCGCCATCGCCGCCGCGCGCATGGGGTGCGAGGTGACCGGCGTGGACTACGTCCCGGCGCTGCTCGAGCGCGGCCGCGAGCGCGCCGCGGCCGAGCGGCTCGCGATCACGTTCACCGAGGGCGACGTCGAGGACCTGCCCGTCGCCGACGCGTCCTACGACGCGGTCACCTCGGTGGTCGGCGCCATGTTCGCGCCCGACCAGCGGCGCGCCGCCGCGGAGATGGCGCGGGTCGTCCGGCCCGGCGGGTGCGTCGCGCTCGCGAGCTGGACGCCCGAGGGCTTCCTCGGCGACATGTTCCGCACGATGGCCGCCCACGTGCCGCCGCCGGCCGGCGTCGCGTCGCCGCTCATGTGGGGCTCGGAGGACCACGTCGCCTCGTTGTTCGGCGACGCGGTGCGCTGGCGCCACCGGCGCCGGCACTTCACCTTCCGCTTCGCCTCGCCGGAGCGCTACGTGGAGATGTTCGCGACCACCTACGGGCCCACCCTGGCGGCGATGGAGTCGCTCGACGAGGAGGGGCGGGCGGGCCTCGCCCACGACCTGGCCGCGCTCGCGCGCCGCCACGATCGGCTGGGCGGCGGCGGCGCGATCGCCATCCCGGCCGAGTACCTCGAGTCCGTCGGCCTGCGCCGCTGA
- a CDS encoding peroxidase family protein, producing MEDRERHGRESYFVVGEGLLGVGDDARPAFTSMSADLRAFRFSRLGPTGRQPGEPARRRIAAAMTRDARKRDSAIPAGYTYLGQFVDHDLTFDRSRLGDDRTVPIADLVQGRSPSLDLDALYGLGPSLSPGFYADDGVHLRRGTTIPVPGDPGTGRAHPGFDVPRRAGGAPRIPDPRNDENLAVAQIHAAFIRFHNRVVDVLAADGVPEAARFEAARTAVVKHYQWMLRTDFLPRIVRPGIVDAVFGGGRKVFEVAPPPGDPPTMPVEFSVAAYRAGHSMVRSAYDWNRIFDDGSGTLDLLFTFSGTGGDLGGEARLISSWIADLRRLFDFDEHGEHPELRPVVRGRSRLNMARRIDTLLADPLAHLPAGSTGGPEARPARRNLAFRNLTRARMLRLATGQQMAALMRSRGVDVRTLTAERILEGNGGARLDALNAAQRAALARDTPLWFYVLREAELAGGRLSGVGGRLVAETFHRAMEGSAISILGDPGFTPALGVVPGRFGMTDLLLFAAEGREELLNPLG from the coding sequence ATGGAGGACCGCGAGCGCCACGGCCGCGAGTCGTACTTCGTCGTCGGCGAGGGGCTGCTCGGCGTCGGCGACGACGCGCGGCCCGCCTTCACCTCCATGTCGGCCGACCTGCGGGCCTTCCGCTTCTCGCGCCTCGGGCCCACGGGGCGCCAGCCCGGCGAGCCCGCCCGGCGGCGCATCGCCGCCGCCATGACCCGCGACGCGCGCAAGCGCGACTCGGCGATCCCGGCCGGCTACACCTACCTCGGCCAGTTCGTCGACCACGACCTGACCTTCGACCGCAGCCGGCTGGGCGACGACCGCACCGTCCCGATCGCCGACCTGGTGCAGGGCCGCTCGCCCTCCCTTGACCTCGACGCCCTCTACGGGCTGGGGCCGTCCCTGAGCCCCGGGTTCTACGCCGACGACGGCGTCCACCTGCGGCGCGGGACCACGATCCCGGTCCCCGGCGACCCGGGCACGGGCCGCGCCCACCCGGGCTTCGACGTCCCGCGGCGGGCGGGCGGCGCCCCCCGCATCCCGGACCCGCGCAACGACGAGAACCTGGCCGTCGCCCAGATCCACGCCGCGTTCATCCGCTTCCACAACCGGGTGGTGGACGTCCTCGCGGCCGACGGGGTCCCCGAGGCGGCCCGCTTCGAGGCCGCCCGCACGGCGGTCGTCAAGCACTACCAGTGGATGTTGCGCACCGACTTCCTGCCGCGCATCGTGCGGCCCGGCATCGTCGACGCCGTGTTCGGCGGCGGGCGCAAGGTGTTCGAGGTCGCCCCGCCGCCGGGCGACCCGCCCACGATGCCCGTGGAGTTCTCGGTGGCGGCCTACCGGGCCGGCCACTCGATGGTGCGCTCGGCCTACGACTGGAACCGGATCTTCGACGACGGCTCCGGCACGCTCGACCTGCTGTTCACCTTCTCCGGGACCGGCGGCGACCTGGGCGGCGAGGCCCGGCTCATCTCGTCGTGGATCGCCGACCTGCGCCGGCTGTTCGACTTCGACGAGCACGGCGAGCACCCGGAGCTGCGGCCGGTCGTGCGCGGCCGCAGCCGGCTGAACATGGCCCGGCGCATCGACACGCTCCTGGCCGACCCGCTCGCCCACCTGCCGGCCGGCTCGACCGGCGGCCCGGAGGCCCGCCCCGCGCGGCGCAACCTCGCCTTCCGCAACCTGACGCGCGCCCGCATGCTGCGGCTCGCCACCGGCCAGCAGATGGCGGCGCTCATGCGCAGCCGGGGCGTCGACGTGCGCACGCTCACGGCCGAGCGCATCCTGGAGGGCAACGGCGGGGCGCGCCTGGACGCCCTCAACGCGGCCCAGCGCGCGGCGCTCGCGCGGGACACGCCGCTCTGGTTCTACGTGCTGCGCGAGGCGGAGCTGGCGGGCGGGCGGCTGAGCGGCGTGGGCGGGCGCCTGGTCGCGGAGACCTTCCATCGCGCGATGGAGGGCAGCGCCATCTCGATCCTTGGCGACCCCGGCTTCACCCCGGCCCTCGGCGTCGTCCCGGGGCGGTTCGGGATGACCGACCTGCTGCTGTTCGCCGCCGAGGGGCGGGAGGAGCTGCTCAACCCGCTCGGCTGA
- a CDS encoding OsmC family protein — protein MADETTHEVRVRLTRERPPIRKAVLEMTGDEVVFGTPGWQGEHYGFDPSTLPEHPGTLDYLVASVAGCLIGTFGGALKARGIDSAGDRLTAEATGEVVVDPDGVLRLRSILVRYTLRAPEGMRAAAERANEHHAAHCPNARSVAAAIAITTELDFVAERETAGAGA, from the coding sequence ATGGCAGACGAGACCACCCACGAGGTGCGCGTGCGCCTCACCCGCGAGCGGCCGCCCATCCGCAAGGCCGTGCTCGAGATGACCGGCGACGAGGTCGTGTTCGGGACGCCCGGCTGGCAGGGCGAGCACTACGGCTTCGACCCGAGCACGCTGCCCGAGCACCCGGGCACGCTCGACTACCTGGTGGCCTCCGTGGCGGGCTGCCTGATCGGGACCTTCGGCGGCGCGCTGAAGGCCCGGGGGATCGACAGCGCCGGCGACCGGCTGACCGCCGAGGCGACCGGCGAGGTCGTGGTCGACCCCGACGGCGTGCTGCGCCTGCGGTCGATCCTCGTGCGGTACACGCTGCGCGCCCCGGAGGGCATGCGCGCGGCCGCCGAGCGGGCCAACGAGCACCACGCGGCGCACTGCCCCAACGCCCGGTCGGTGGCGGCCGCCATCGCCATCACCACCGAGCTCGACTTCGTGGCCGAGCGCGAGACGGCCGGCGCGGGGGCCTGA
- a CDS encoding ArsR/SmtB family transcription factor yields MARTPTTADAFSALAEARRRDLMAALGDGEATVGELVERVGLSQPQVSKHLGVLRAVGLVDVRAEGRRRVYRVNGEALRPVHDWVRAFERTWNARLDRLDDVLAELQHPEEEQP; encoded by the coding sequence ATGGCCCGCACGCCGACCACCGCCGACGCCTTCTCCGCCCTCGCGGAGGCGCGCCGCCGCGACCTCATGGCCGCGCTCGGCGACGGCGAGGCGACGGTCGGCGAGCTGGTCGAGCGCGTGGGCCTCAGCCAGCCGCAGGTGTCGAAGCACCTGGGCGTGCTGCGCGCCGTGGGCCTGGTGGACGTGCGCGCCGAGGGGCGCCGGCGCGTCTACCGGGTCAACGGGGAGGCGCTGCGGCCCGTCCACGACTGGGTGCGCGCCTTCGAGCGCACCTGGAACGCCCGTCTCGACCGGCTCGACGACGTGCTCGCCGAGCTCCAGCACCCCGAGGAGGAACAGCCATGA
- a CDS encoding SRPBCC family protein: MTRTADRHGSATVELVGDRELIITRRFDAPARLVVRALTEPDLVRRWWGFEGSEWLACEIDPRVGGRWRFVTRDGGVEVAFRGEFLELEPPHRIVQTELYEGIPGATDADAAVNTTTLEEREGVTTMTVHCRYARPEHRDGLVRSGMEGGMQVSYDRMEDLLAGLAAG, from the coding sequence ATGACCCGCACCGCCGACCGCCACGGATCGGCCACCGTCGAGCTCGTGGGCGACCGCGAGCTGATCATCACCCGCCGCTTCGACGCCCCGGCCCGGCTCGTCGTCCGCGCGCTCACCGAGCCGGACCTGGTGCGCCGCTGGTGGGGCTTCGAGGGCTCGGAGTGGCTCGCCTGCGAGATCGACCCGCGCGTCGGCGGCCGCTGGCGCTTCGTGACCCGCGACGGCGGCGTCGAGGTGGCATTCCGCGGGGAGTTCCTCGAGCTGGAGCCCCCGCACCGCATCGTGCAGACCGAGCTCTACGAGGGCATCCCCGGGGCGACCGACGCCGACGCCGCGGTCAACACGACGACGCTCGAGGAGCGCGAGGGCGTCACCACGATGACCGTCCACTGCCGCTACGCGAGGCCCGAGCACCGCGACGGCCTCGTCCGGTCGGGCATGGAGGGCGGCATGCAGGTCTCCTACGATCGCATGGAGGACCTGCTCGCCGGCCTCGCCGCCGGGTGA
- a CDS encoding cobalamin B12-binding domain-containing protein translates to MAPERPRIVLAKLGFDGHDRGLKVVARTLRDAGMEVVYLGLRQTPEAVASVVEQEDADAVGISMHNASHLTLAPAMVEALRALGLDAPVVVGGIIPERDADELRAAGVAAVLGPGASAREVVEAVRGAVAARR, encoded by the coding sequence ATGGCCCCCGAGCGGCCCCGCATCGTGCTGGCCAAGCTCGGCTTCGACGGCCACGACCGCGGCCTGAAGGTGGTGGCCCGCACGCTCCGCGACGCCGGCATGGAGGTCGTCTACCTCGGCCTGCGCCAGACGCCCGAGGCCGTCGCGAGCGTGGTGGAGCAGGAGGACGCCGACGCCGTCGGCATCTCGATGCACAACGCGAGCCACTTGACGCTGGCGCCGGCCATGGTGGAGGCCCTGCGCGCGCTGGGCCTGGACGCGCCCGTGGTGGTCGGCGGGATCATCCCCGAGCGCGACGCCGACGAGCTGCGCGCGGCGGGCGTGGCCGCCGTGCTGGGGCCCGGCGCGTCCGCCCGGGAGGTCGTCGAGGCCGTGCGCGGGGCGGTGGCCGCCCGGAGATGA